A stretch of Dietzia lutea DNA encodes these proteins:
- a CDS encoding enoyl-CoA hydratase/isomerase family protein has product MLAIRDADRVRTLTLARPDALNAFNEALYDAITVALHDAAADPSVAVVVLTGAGRAFSAGTDLLELGERVTNPDFVPGEHGFLGLIDALAAFDKPLILAINGLGLGIGMTIIGYADLVFMADDARLKCPFTSLGVAPEAASSYLIPRLVGRQNAAWALLSSEWISAREAHEMGLVWRLCAPGDLQETAHSHATRLARLPISSLRAVKKTMTEPLARQIAEARERENRCFADLMGGPANSEALTAFAEGRQSDFTALPDGA; this is encoded by the coding sequence ATCCTCGCGATCCGCGACGCCGACCGGGTCCGCACCCTGACACTGGCCCGGCCCGACGCGCTCAACGCCTTCAACGAGGCCCTGTACGACGCCATCACCGTCGCCCTGCACGACGCCGCCGCCGACCCGTCGGTCGCGGTCGTGGTGCTCACGGGCGCGGGCAGGGCGTTCAGCGCGGGGACCGACCTGCTCGAGTTGGGGGAGCGGGTCACCAATCCCGACTTCGTCCCCGGCGAACACGGCTTCCTGGGGCTCATCGACGCGCTCGCCGCGTTCGACAAGCCGCTGATCCTCGCGATCAACGGCCTCGGGCTCGGCATCGGCATGACCATCATCGGGTACGCCGACCTGGTGTTCATGGCCGACGACGCCCGGCTCAAGTGCCCGTTCACGAGCCTGGGCGTCGCTCCCGAGGCCGCGTCCAGCTACCTCATCCCCAGGCTCGTGGGCAGGCAGAACGCCGCGTGGGCGCTGCTGTCCTCCGAGTGGATCAGCGCCCGCGAGGCCCACGAGATGGGCCTCGTGTGGCGACTGTGCGCCCCGGGAGACCTGCAGGAGACCGCGCACTCGCACGCGACCCGGCTGGCCCGCCTCCCCATCTCGAGCCTGCGGGCGGTCAAGAAGACGATGACCGAACCCCTGGCGCGGCAGATCGCCGAGGCGCGCGAGCGGGAGAACCGGTGCTTCGCCGACCTCATGGGCGGCCCCGCCAACTCCGAGGCCCTCACCGCGTTCGCCGAGGGCCGGCAATCCGACTTCACCGCGCTTCCGGACGGGGCCTGA
- a CDS encoding NAD(P)-dependent alcohol dehydrogenase encodes MKTRAAIVEGPGEPFRLVELDIDDPRSDEILVRVKAVGLCHTDLTIKEMLPAEMFPRVFGHEGAGVVEAVGAEVEGVAVGDHVVMSFRSCRECDRCRSGGVGYCEQTMALNYMGYRTDGSTTLHRDGADVSASFFGQSSFSELAIGNADNVVVIDPDVDLAVAAPFGCGFQTGAGAVLNTIDPDPASSLVVYGVGAVGLAAVAAASARGVETIVAVDTKDSRLDRAVRYGAVGVNPTDLPDGAFVDRIRELTAGGATAGVDTTAVSGVIAQAVRALAPRGTLVVVGLGESRLELDAVDLMQNGKIVRGCIEGDSDPQTMIPDLLAMQSAGALPLDELVTTYRFDEINTAVADVTAGEVVKPVLVF; translated from the coding sequence ATGAAGACCCGCGCCGCCATCGTCGAGGGGCCGGGGGAGCCGTTCCGTCTCGTCGAGCTCGACATCGACGACCCCCGATCGGACGAGATCCTGGTCCGCGTCAAGGCCGTCGGGCTGTGCCACACGGACCTGACCATCAAGGAGATGCTCCCCGCGGAGATGTTCCCCCGGGTGTTCGGGCACGAGGGAGCGGGCGTCGTGGAGGCGGTGGGCGCGGAGGTCGAAGGCGTCGCGGTCGGCGACCATGTGGTGATGAGCTTCCGCTCGTGCCGTGAGTGCGACCGTTGCCGCTCCGGCGGGGTCGGGTACTGCGAGCAGACGATGGCGCTGAACTACATGGGCTATCGCACGGACGGCAGCACGACGCTCCACCGTGACGGCGCGGACGTCTCCGCGTCGTTCTTCGGGCAGTCCAGCTTCTCGGAGCTGGCGATCGGAAACGCCGACAACGTCGTCGTCATCGACCCCGACGTCGACCTCGCGGTGGCCGCACCCTTCGGCTGTGGCTTCCAGACCGGTGCCGGGGCCGTTCTGAACACGATCGACCCCGACCCGGCGTCGAGCCTCGTCGTCTACGGCGTGGGCGCGGTCGGTCTGGCGGCGGTCGCCGCGGCCTCCGCACGTGGGGTCGAGACGATCGTCGCGGTCGACACCAAGGACTCCCGGCTCGATCGCGCCGTCCGCTACGGTGCGGTCGGGGTCAACCCCACCGACCTGCCCGACGGGGCGTTCGTGGACAGGATCAGGGAGCTCACCGCGGGCGGGGCCACCGCCGGGGTCGACACCACCGCGGTGTCGGGCGTCATCGCGCAGGCGGTCCGCGCCCTCGCGCCCCGCGGCACGCTGGTGGTGGTGGGCCTCGGCGAGTCCCGGCTCGAGCTCGACGCCGTCGATCTCATGCAGAACGGCAAGATCGTCCGCGGCTGCATCGAGGGCGACTCGGACCCGCAGACGATGATCCCCGATCTGTTGGCGATGCAGTCCGCCGGCGCCCTCCCTCTCGACGAGCTCGTCACCACGTACCGTTTCGACGAGATCAACACCGCCGTCGCGGACGTCACCGCTGGCGAGGTGGTCAAGCCGGTGCTGGTGTTCTGA
- a CDS encoding aldehyde dehydrogenase: MTTSLDRDALLIGTQWRSPATDDVIEVVSPHTEEVVARVPEGSVADMDAAVAAAREAFDHGPWPRMSPGERIEVVARLSELYAARLDDMATVISTEMGSPISFSKLAQAPAPWMQIEAFLKIAREFPWEETRPGALGGEVLVRHEPVGVVAAIPPWNVPQFTVLSKLIPALLTGCTIVIKPAPETPLDTYLLADLLIEAGVPEGVVSIVAGGREVGEHLVRHRAIDKVAFTGSTAAGRRIGAICGEQLKRCSLELGGKSAAIVLDDADVTTVVEGLKFVGVMNSGQACVAQTRVLVSRERHDEVARAIADGIGSMTVGDPLDPATEIGPMVARRQQERVNSYIEIGQQEGATLLAGGPGRPDGLDTGWYVRPTVFAGVDNSMRIAQEEIFGPVLSVIAYDDVDDAVRIANDSEYGLAGTVWSADREAGLAIARRVRTGTYGVNTYTMDFAAPFGGFKASGVGREFGPEGLAQYTELKSVYLEGPAVAGA; this comes from the coding sequence ATGACCACCTCACTCGACCGCGATGCCCTGCTGATCGGGACGCAGTGGCGTTCGCCGGCCACCGACGACGTCATCGAGGTGGTCAGTCCGCACACCGAGGAGGTCGTGGCGCGCGTGCCCGAGGGTTCGGTGGCGGACATGGACGCCGCCGTCGCCGCGGCGCGCGAGGCGTTCGACCACGGTCCCTGGCCGCGCATGAGCCCCGGGGAGAGGATCGAGGTCGTCGCCCGACTGTCCGAGCTGTACGCCGCCCGCCTCGACGACATGGCGACCGTCATCTCCACCGAGATGGGATCGCCGATCTCGTTCAGCAAGCTCGCGCAGGCGCCCGCCCCGTGGATGCAGATCGAGGCGTTCCTCAAGATCGCCCGCGAGTTCCCCTGGGAGGAGACCCGCCCCGGGGCCCTCGGCGGCGAGGTCCTCGTGCGTCACGAACCGGTCGGCGTGGTCGCCGCGATCCCGCCGTGGAACGTGCCGCAGTTCACGGTGCTGTCCAAGCTGATCCCCGCCCTGCTCACCGGCTGCACGATCGTCATCAAGCCGGCCCCCGAGACCCCGCTGGACACCTACCTGCTGGCCGACCTGCTCATCGAGGCCGGGGTGCCGGAGGGGGTCGTGAGCATCGTCGCCGGCGGCCGCGAGGTGGGCGAGCACCTGGTCCGGCACCGCGCGATCGACAAGGTGGCTTTCACCGGATCCACCGCCGCGGGCCGGAGGATCGGCGCCATCTGCGGCGAACAGCTCAAGCGCTGCTCGCTCGAGCTGGGTGGCAAGTCCGCCGCGATCGTCCTCGACGACGCCGACGTGACGACCGTGGTCGAGGGCCTGAAGTTCGTGGGCGTGATGAACTCCGGACAGGCGTGCGTGGCGCAGACCCGCGTGCTCGTGAGCCGCGAGCGTCATGACGAGGTGGCCCGGGCGATCGCCGACGGGATCGGGTCGATGACTGTGGGCGACCCGCTCGACCCCGCCACCGAGATCGGCCCGATGGTGGCCCGGCGCCAGCAGGAGCGCGTGAACTCCTACATCGAGATCGGTCAGCAGGAGGGCGCGACCCTGCTCGCCGGCGGCCCCGGGCGTCCGGACGGGCTGGACACCGGCTGGTACGTGCGGCCCACCGTCTTCGCGGGCGTGGACAACTCGATGCGCATCGCTCAGGAAGAGATCTTCGGCCCCGTCCTGTCCGTCATCGCCTACGACGACGTCGACGACGCCGTCCGCATCGCCAACGACTCCGAGTACGGGCTGGCCGGTACCGTGTGGTCCGCCGACCGGGAGGCCGGACTGGCGATCGCGCGGCGAGTCCGGACCGGCACGTACGGCGTGAACACCTACACGATGGACTTCGCGGCCCCCTTCGGCGGATTCAAGGCCTCCGGCGTGGGACGAGAGTTCGGGCCCGAGGGACTGGCCCAGTACACCGAGCTCAAGAGCGTGTACCTCGAGGGCCCCGCCGTGGCCGGGGCCTGA